One window of Brevibacterium pigmentatum genomic DNA carries:
- a CDS encoding L-threonylcarbamoyladenylate synthase, giving the protein MATLLNIHPENPQDRLIEKAAESLRNGGLIAYPTDSCYALGCALDNKEGIERITRIRHLGSKHHFTLMCHDFAQLGQFVIVDNSDFRAIKSMTPGPYTFIMKATKEVPRRMMHPKKHSVGARIPQNVTALALVEAMGEPILSSTLLLPGDEDPLTHAEDVMDQLGNDLDIVIESGVPGVVPTSVVDFTGKFPEVARVGAGDVSRFLDE; this is encoded by the coding sequence ATGGCGACACTACTGAATATCCATCCGGAGAACCCGCAGGACCGACTGATCGAGAAGGCCGCTGAGTCACTCAGGAACGGTGGCTTGATCGCTTATCCCACGGATTCCTGTTACGCCCTCGGCTGCGCCCTGGACAACAAGGAAGGCATCGAGCGGATCACCCGCATTCGGCACCTCGGCTCGAAGCACCATTTCACGCTGATGTGCCACGACTTCGCCCAGCTGGGTCAGTTCGTCATCGTCGACAATTCCGACTTCCGAGCCATCAAGTCGATGACGCCGGGACCCTACACGTTCATCATGAAGGCGACGAAGGAAGTACCGCGCCGGATGATGCATCCGAAGAAGCATTCGGTCGGCGCTCGTATTCCGCAGAACGTCACGGCCCTCGCCCTCGTCGAGGCGATGGGGGAGCCGATCCTGTCATCGACTCTGCTGCTGCCCGGCGACGAGGATCCGCTGACCCACGCCGAGGATGTCATGGACCAGCTCGGCAATGACCTCGACATCGTCATCGAGTCCGGAGTCCCCGGAGTCGTGCCGACCTCGGTCGTCGACTTCACCGGAAAGTTCCCCGAGGTGGCCCGCGTCGGAGCCGGGGACGTCTCCCGGTTCCTCGACGAGTGA
- the scpB gene encoding SMC-Scp complex subunit ScpB: MIDDEILAGIEAVLMITDSAVTAEDLAGSLGLDEDTVLEAIGTLKADYDGDENRRQRGFEIRHVAGGFRIFSRGDYHEVVKDFLTAGQSAKLSQAALETLAVIAYRQPISRPRIAAIRGVSVDGVIRTLLLRGLIVEAGKEASTSALLYATTRTFLDTMGMNAIDDLPDIAPYLPEDADVAELGAEDTEVLAEIDGALDDDFDDETDSSAEMSRVAD; encoded by the coding sequence ATGATCGATGACGAGATCCTCGCCGGCATCGAAGCCGTGCTCATGATCACCGATTCGGCTGTGACCGCCGAAGACCTCGCCGGCTCCCTCGGCCTCGACGAGGACACCGTCCTCGAAGCCATCGGCACCCTCAAAGCCGACTACGACGGAGATGAGAACCGGCGGCAGCGCGGGTTCGAGATCCGCCACGTCGCCGGAGGCTTCCGTATCTTCTCCCGCGGCGACTACCACGAAGTCGTCAAGGACTTCCTCACCGCCGGACAGAGCGCGAAGCTCTCCCAAGCCGCCCTCGAGACCCTCGCAGTCATCGCCTACCGGCAGCCGATCTCCCGGCCCCGCATCGCCGCCATCCGCGGAGTCAGCGTCGACGGCGTCATCCGCACCCTGCTGCTGCGCGGACTCATCGTCGAAGCCGGCAAGGAGGCGTCCACCTCGGCGCTGCTCTATGCCACCACGCGTACGTTCCTCGACACGATGGGCATGAATGCGATCGACGATCTGCCCGATATCGCCCCCTACCTGCCCGAAGACGCCGATGTCGCCGAACTCGGTGCAGAGGACACCGAGGTGCTCGCCGAGATCGACGGCGCCCTCGACGACGATTTCGACGATGAGACTGATTCGTCCGCCGAGATGTCACGAGTCGCTGATTGA
- a CDS encoding prephenate dehydrogenase, with the protein MRVHIIGTGLLGASLGLALSANGHQVTLEDTSPTAQQLAADLGAGQVLNSKTTVAEAADPTGATDAASPAAHPDIVVVATPPDVAARVIASALEDYPNATVTDVASVKTRLLESVRGLVTGTQLDRYIGCHPMAGREKSGAIAAQSDLFTARPWVICSDEDTPADRLGEVIAMAEDTGASVLHLDPRIHDAAVAKVSHVPQIVASLVASQLRHAPLEEISLAGQGLRDVTRIAASDPGLWTQILTGNADEVRSVLIDLRTELDEVIGALELGPGSTGLLAKAIALGNEGHDRIPGKHGQPPTTYAVVTILVPDTPGMLARLFKDIGDLGVNVEDFRMDHASGRKLGMVDVSVVPAIQQELEIGLLSKGWQIPESAIEKEGTA; encoded by the coding sequence GTGAGAGTCCACATCATCGGCACCGGCCTGCTCGGTGCCAGCCTGGGGTTGGCGCTGAGCGCAAACGGCCATCAGGTGACCCTCGAAGACACCTCACCGACCGCGCAGCAGCTCGCCGCGGACCTCGGTGCCGGTCAGGTCCTCAACTCGAAGACAACCGTCGCCGAGGCGGCCGACCCGACCGGTGCCACCGACGCTGCGTCGCCTGCCGCGCACCCGGACATCGTCGTCGTCGCCACCCCGCCCGACGTCGCCGCTCGGGTCATCGCCTCGGCGCTCGAGGACTACCCGAATGCCACGGTCACCGACGTCGCCAGCGTCAAGACCCGCCTGCTCGAGTCGGTGCGGGGGCTGGTCACGGGCACTCAGCTCGATCGCTATATCGGATGCCATCCGATGGCCGGACGCGAGAAGTCCGGAGCGATCGCCGCCCAGTCGGACCTGTTCACGGCCCGACCCTGGGTGATCTGCTCGGACGAGGACACCCCGGCCGACCGCCTCGGCGAGGTCATCGCCATGGCCGAGGACACGGGCGCCTCGGTGCTCCACCTCGATCCGCGCATCCACGATGCCGCGGTCGCGAAGGTTTCGCACGTGCCGCAGATCGTCGCCTCCCTCGTCGCCTCCCAGCTGCGGCACGCGCCGCTCGAGGAGATCTCGCTGGCCGGGCAGGGGTTGCGCGATGTCACGCGCATCGCCGCCTCGGACCCGGGACTGTGGACGCAGATCCTGACCGGGAACGCCGACGAAGTCCGCTCCGTGCTCATCGATCTGCGCACCGAGCTCGACGAGGTCATCGGCGCACTCGAACTCGGACCCGGGTCGACGGGACTGCTCGCCAAGGCGATCGCCTTGGGCAATGAGGGACACGACCGGATTCCCGGCAAGCACGGGCAGCCGCCGACCACCTATGCTGTTGTCACGATCCTGGTTCCGGATACGCCCGGAATGCTGGCCCGGCTGTTCAAGGACATCGGCGACCTCGGCGTCAATGTCGAGGACTTCCGGATGGATCACGCCTCCGGTCGGAAACTGGGCATGGTCGACGTGTCCGTGGTCCCGGCCATCCAGCAGGAGCTGGAGATCGGATTGCTGTCGAAGGGATGGCAGATCCCCGAATCCGCCATCGAGAAAGAAGGAACTGCATGA
- the der gene encoding ribosome biogenesis GTPase Der has translation MSDEEAEQRATALEAGLESYELEDEDRALLRAYGFDEDEDETLGAAPVLAVVGRPNVGKSTLVNRILGRREAVVEDVPGVTRDRVSYRAEWNTKEFTLVDTGGWDQDSKGMASRIAIQSEVAVDMADAVLLVVDATTGPTSTDEMVVKMLRRKKKPVLLAANKVDDERGELMAAELWGLGLGQPWTVSALHGRGVADLLDEVLTILPEVSAVDTRVEEGGPRRVALVGRPNVGKSSLLNQLIGSDRVLVDNVAGTTRDPVDELIELGGKQWRFVDTAGIRRRAHQASGADFYAALRTQTALERAEVALVLMEVQDPLSEQDVRIVTTAVEAGRAVVLAFNKWDLLDDERRFYLEREIERDLGHVAWAPRVNISAKTGRHAEKLVPAMEAALEGWDTRIPTGRLNAFLGELVAANPHPVRGGKQPRILFGTQAQSRPPKFVLFTTGFLDPGYRRFIIRRLRETFGFKGTPIEVSMRIREKRRGR, from the coding sequence ATCAGCGACGAGGAGGCCGAGCAGCGCGCGACCGCGCTCGAGGCCGGACTCGAAAGCTATGAGCTCGAAGACGAGGACCGTGCGCTGCTGCGCGCCTACGGCTTCGACGAAGACGAAGACGAGACCCTCGGTGCCGCACCGGTGCTGGCCGTCGTCGGTCGCCCCAACGTCGGCAAGTCGACGCTGGTCAACCGCATCCTCGGCCGCCGTGAAGCCGTCGTCGAGGACGTACCCGGAGTCACCCGTGACCGCGTGAGCTACCGGGCGGAGTGGAACACGAAGGAATTCACCCTCGTCGACACCGGCGGGTGGGATCAGGACTCGAAGGGCATGGCCTCGCGGATTGCGATCCAGTCCGAGGTCGCCGTGGACATGGCCGATGCCGTCCTCCTCGTCGTCGATGCCACGACCGGTCCGACCTCGACCGATGAGATGGTCGTGAAGATGCTGCGCCGGAAGAAGAAGCCGGTGCTCCTCGCCGCGAACAAGGTCGATGACGAACGCGGCGAGCTCATGGCCGCCGAACTCTGGGGCCTGGGCCTCGGCCAGCCGTGGACCGTCTCTGCTCTGCACGGTCGGGGAGTCGCCGACCTGCTCGACGAAGTGCTCACGATCCTGCCCGAGGTCTCGGCCGTCGACACCCGTGTCGAAGAGGGCGGACCGCGTCGTGTGGCCCTCGTCGGTCGCCCGAACGTCGGCAAGTCCTCCCTGCTCAACCAGCTCATCGGCTCCGACCGGGTGCTCGTGGACAATGTCGCCGGTACCACTCGTGACCCCGTCGACGAGCTCATCGAGCTCGGTGGGAAGCAGTGGCGCTTCGTCGACACCGCCGGCATCCGCCGTCGCGCTCATCAGGCCAGCGGCGCCGACTTCTATGCCGCACTGCGTACGCAGACCGCGCTCGAACGCGCCGAGGTGGCCCTCGTCCTCATGGAGGTCCAGGACCCGCTGAGCGAGCAGGACGTCCGCATCGTCACGACCGCCGTCGAGGCGGGACGTGCCGTGGTGCTGGCATTCAACAAATGGGATCTGCTCGATGACGAACGCCGCTTCTACCTCGAGCGAGAGATCGAACGGGACCTCGGCCATGTGGCGTGGGCACCGCGCGTGAACATCTCGGCGAAGACCGGACGTCACGCGGAGAAGCTCGTGCCGGCGATGGAGGCCGCTCTCGAGGGCTGGGACACCCGCATTCCGACGGGACGACTCAATGCGTTCCTCGGTGAGCTCGTCGCGGCCAACCCGCACCCGGTGCGCGGCGGCAAGCAGCCGCGTATCCTCTTCGGCACTCAGGCGCAGTCGCGTCCGCCGAAGTTCGTGCTCTTCACCACCGGATTCCTCGACCCCGGTTATCGGCGGTTCATCATCCGCCGTCTGCGTGAGACCTTCGGTTTCAAGGGCACCCCCATCGAGGTGTCGATGCGCATCCGCGAGAAGCGTCGGGGACGCTGA
- a CDS encoding segregation and condensation protein A, which translates to MAVASGEASAGAEVVAGEGSASGSEVASGDDAAQGFQVRLDNFTGPFDLLLGLISKRRLDVTEIALAEVTDEFIAYTTELKDQANLAEISQFLLVAATLLDLKTARLLPHEEGEEVLDLELLEARDLLFARLLQYKAYKSVSGYLAEAMAAGSIRAPRDVDLEPEFQDVLPPLELNIGPGELAGIFATVLQRDHTPPSVAVDHIHLPLVSVSEQRGHILSLLRVGDVDFQDLLESAENTLVVVARFLALLELFKVGLCDFDQPEPLGRLLIHRTEMNEDGVDLRTEGDWSGDEAVDGERAGAGELTAGKDEDAGGDQAANDTGGVHS; encoded by the coding sequence GTGGCAGTCGCTTCCGGCGAAGCATCCGCGGGTGCGGAAGTCGTCGCCGGCGAGGGCTCTGCCTCCGGCAGCGAAGTAGCCTCCGGCGATGATGCCGCGCAGGGATTCCAGGTGCGGTTGGACAACTTCACCGGCCCTTTCGACCTGCTGCTCGGTCTGATCTCGAAGCGTCGCCTCGACGTCACGGAGATCGCCCTGGCCGAGGTCACCGATGAGTTCATCGCCTACACCACCGAGCTGAAGGATCAGGCGAACCTCGCCGAGATCTCCCAGTTCCTCCTCGTCGCGGCGACCCTGCTCGACCTCAAGACCGCACGGCTGCTGCCGCACGAAGAGGGAGAAGAGGTCCTCGACCTCGAACTGCTCGAGGCCCGCGATCTGCTCTTCGCCCGGCTGCTGCAGTACAAGGCGTACAAGTCCGTGTCCGGTTATCTGGCCGAGGCGATGGCCGCCGGGTCGATCCGAGCCCCACGCGACGTCGACCTCGAACCGGAGTTCCAAGATGTGCTGCCGCCCTTGGAACTCAACATCGGTCCGGGAGAACTGGCCGGAATCTTCGCCACCGTCCTCCAACGCGATCACACACCGCCGAGCGTGGCCGTCGACCACATCCACCTGCCGCTGGTCAGCGTGTCCGAGCAGCGCGGGCACATCCTTTCTCTGCTGCGCGTCGGAGACGTCGACTTCCAGGATCTGCTCGAATCAGCCGAGAACACTCTGGTGGTCGTGGCGCGGTTCCTCGCCCTGCTCGAACTGTTCAAGGTCGGCCTCTGCGACTTCGACCAGCCCGAGCCCTTGGGCCGGCTGCTCATCCACCGGACCGAGATGAACGAAGACGGAGTCGACCTGCGCACCGAAGGCGACTGGAGCGGCGATGAGGCCGTAGACGGCGAACGGGCAGGGGCAGGCGAACTCACTGCGGGGAAAGACGAAGACGCAGGCGGCGACCAAGCCGCGAACGACACTGGGGGAGTGCACTCATGA
- a CDS encoding ABC transporter ATP-binding protein translates to MTLLEIRGLGKRFGGLDAVKDVTLDVEEGQITAVIGPNGAGKSTLFNLVHGFYRPTAGTISFKGEDITHSSPHRTVAGGIARTFQTTNLFDDSTLLENVLAGRIVRSKSNVFDAVFHTPRHRRESRINEDKAMEALEYCGVAEYRHDLASNVPQEVQKRTAVAMALATEPELLLLDEPAGGIPEEETVDFGDLIRSLPERGVSVLLVEHKMTMIMDLADTILVLDHGQKLALGAPAEIQSDPDVIRAYLGSTAQEEN, encoded by the coding sequence ATGACGCTGCTCGAAATTCGCGGTCTCGGTAAGCGCTTCGGCGGGCTCGACGCGGTCAAGGACGTGACCCTGGACGTTGAAGAGGGTCAGATCACCGCGGTCATCGGTCCCAATGGTGCCGGCAAGTCAACGCTGTTCAACCTTGTCCACGGCTTCTATCGGCCCACGGCAGGGACCATCAGCTTCAAAGGCGAGGACATCACGCATTCGTCCCCGCACCGTACCGTAGCCGGCGGCATCGCCCGGACGTTCCAGACGACGAACCTGTTCGATGACAGCACCCTGTTGGAGAACGTCCTGGCCGGTCGGATCGTCCGCTCGAAGTCCAATGTCTTCGACGCCGTCTTCCACACGCCGCGCCACCGTCGTGAATCACGCATCAACGAAGACAAGGCGATGGAAGCTCTTGAGTACTGCGGGGTAGCGGAGTATCGGCACGATCTGGCCTCCAACGTTCCGCAGGAGGTGCAGAAGCGCACCGCAGTGGCAATGGCACTGGCCACGGAGCCCGAACTGCTGCTGCTCGACGAGCCCGCCGGCGGCATCCCCGAAGAGGAGACTGTCGATTTCGGCGACCTCATTCGATCATTGCCGGAGCGAGGGGTCTCCGTCCTGCTCGTCGAACACAAGATGACGATGATCATGGACCTCGCGGACACGATCCTCGTCCTCGACCACGGACAGAAGCTGGCACTCGGCGCACCGGCGGAGATCCAATCCGATCCGGACGTCATCCGCGCCTACCTCGGTTCGACTGCACAGGAGGAGAACTGA
- a CDS encoding ParA family protein, translating to MNTQEALEIPQQRTAAVEPQDFPEPAPLDSHGPARIIAMVNQKGGVGKTTSSINLGAALAAYGRKMLLVDFDPQGALSVGLGLNPYELDISIYNLLMNPRLDPHEVIVETEFDNIDILPANIDLSAAEVQLVGEVAREQVLARVLSKVADEYDVILIDCQPSLGLLTVNALTAAHGVVIPLETEFFALRGVALLVETIEKVQDRLNPSLEVDGILATMFDSRTLHSKEVMSRVTEAFGDKVFETVINRTVKFPDASVAAEPITSFAPKHAGSEAYRRLARELIARGGAP from the coding sequence ATGAATACGCAAGAGGCGTTGGAGATCCCCCAGCAGAGGACCGCAGCAGTCGAGCCCCAGGATTTCCCGGAGCCGGCACCCCTGGATTCGCACGGACCCGCCCGCATCATCGCGATGGTCAACCAGAAGGGCGGGGTCGGGAAGACGACCTCGTCGATCAACCTCGGTGCTGCCCTGGCCGCCTACGGCCGCAAGATGCTGCTCGTCGACTTCGACCCGCAGGGCGCACTGTCCGTCGGACTGGGACTCAATCCCTATGAGCTCGATATCAGCATCTACAACCTGCTGATGAATCCGCGACTGGACCCGCACGAGGTCATCGTCGAAACGGAATTCGACAACATCGACATCCTGCCGGCCAATATCGACCTCTCCGCCGCCGAAGTCCAGCTCGTCGGCGAGGTCGCCCGCGAGCAGGTTCTCGCCCGTGTCCTGTCGAAGGTCGCCGACGAATACGATGTCATCCTCATCGACTGCCAGCCCTCGCTGGGACTGCTCACCGTCAATGCTCTGACCGCCGCCCATGGTGTCGTCATCCCGCTCGAGACCGAGTTCTTCGCCCTGCGCGGCGTCGCCCTGCTCGTCGAGACCATCGAGAAGGTCCAGGACCGTCTCAACCCCTCGCTCGAGGTCGACGGAATCCTCGCCACGATGTTCGACTCGCGGACGCTGCACTCGAAGGAAGTCATGTCGCGGGTCACCGAGGCCTTCGGTGACAAGGTCTTCGAGACCGTCATCAATCGCACCGTGAAGTTCCCCGATGCCTCCGTGGCGGCCGAACCGATCACGAGCTTCGCGCCGAAGCACGCAGGCTCCGAGGCCTACCGTCGACTGGCCCGGGAGCTCATCGCCCGCGGAGGCGCACCCTGA
- a CDS encoding pseudouridine synthase, producing MSPYRDHRAPGGRQNRPSRKQRAATANQASNKGGSGAGQASDAHVSGGVRLQKVLADAGLGSRRACEQLIVDGRVEVDGTIVTELGTRIDPETQSVYVDTVRISTQTKKVYLVLNKPAGVVSTMSDPEGRPCLADYVRNNTERLFHVGRLDTETEGIILLTNDGELSNRLAHPRYEIPKTYIAKVKGQLAKDAGAILKAGIDLEDGFVKVDDFKLVDSTPGKSVVELTLHSGRNRVVRRLLAEIGHPVERLVRLKFGPIVLDEQKQGKIRPLRSDEVGALFEAVGL from the coding sequence ATGAGTCCCTACCGTGATCACCGCGCCCCCGGCGGGCGCCAGAACCGACCCAGCCGAAAACAGCGCGCAGCGACGGCCAATCAGGCCTCCAACAAGGGCGGTTCGGGTGCCGGTCAGGCATCGGATGCCCACGTCAGCGGGGGTGTGCGGCTGCAGAAGGTGCTCGCCGATGCGGGCCTTGGATCACGTCGTGCCTGTGAGCAGCTCATCGTCGACGGCCGCGTCGAGGTCGACGGCACCATCGTGACCGAACTGGGCACCCGGATCGACCCCGAAACGCAGTCCGTGTACGTGGACACAGTGAGAATTTCGACACAGACCAAGAAGGTCTACCTCGTGCTCAACAAGCCCGCGGGCGTCGTGTCGACCATGAGCGATCCCGAGGGTCGACCCTGCCTGGCCGATTACGTGCGCAACAACACGGAGCGCCTCTTCCACGTCGGTCGCCTCGACACGGAGACCGAAGGCATCATCCTGCTCACCAATGACGGGGAGCTGAGCAACCGACTCGCCCACCCGCGCTACGAGATTCCGAAGACCTACATCGCGAAGGTCAAGGGTCAGCTGGCGAAGGACGCCGGAGCCATCCTCAAAGCCGGAATCGACCTCGAAGACGGTTTCGTCAAGGTCGATGACTTCAAGCTCGTCGATTCGACCCCGGGCAAGTCCGTCGTCGAACTCACCCTCCATTCCGGCCGCAACCGCGTCGTGCGCCGCCTGCTCGCCGAGATCGGCCACCCGGTGGAGCGTCTCGTGCGGCTGAAGTTCGGACCGATCGTCCTCGACGAGCAGAAGCAGGGCAAGATCCGCCCGCTGCGCTCCGATGAGGTCGGCGCACTGTTCGAGGCCGTCGGTCTGTGA
- a CDS encoding AI-2E family transporter — protein sequence MNEDEQAKAPGAADGATGRTGRTGDAARPDESASSSGPVTEAGSAGPTASVMVGSNSSSTESGTASGTQSAPESDPAGEKRPWHARPPARALMIAVTLAGLAYALMFFRGLQDIVAPVFLALNFYIVVYPVQRLLTRIKVPRAIGACISVVLVLCMIFAFFGLTAWSVAELVILIPSYSNELVNTYQNALALLSDIGVTSSVIQQQLSAFDVRSVLDAVYPLLTNLSSVAGLLTTVIMAVFFVAMDSMGIDKRMAMLLDVKPTLSASIGDFASGVRRYWVVATVFGLIVAFLDVIALAIIDVPLIWVWGVLAFLTNYIPNIGFVIGLLPPALLALVDSGWQSALWVVIAYSVLNFVIQSIIQPKFTGESVGVTPLVSFLSLLFWVWVLGWLGALLALPATLLIKALLVDADPRARWVNILLASDPNTARAELVKGLKKPEAAV from the coding sequence ATGAACGAGGACGAGCAGGCGAAGGCGCCGGGTGCCGCAGACGGTGCGACCGGGCGAACCGGACGAACCGGCGATGCCGCGCGCCCAGATGAGTCTGCGTCGTCCTCAGGACCGGTGACTGAGGCGGGGTCGGCCGGACCCACCGCCTCGGTGATGGTGGGATCCAATTCTTCCAGCACAGAATCGGGCACGGCATCCGGCACACAATCCGCACCAGAGTCCGACCCCGCAGGAGAGAAGCGGCCCTGGCACGCGCGGCCGCCGGCGCGAGCGCTGATGATCGCGGTGACGCTGGCGGGATTGGCGTACGCGCTGATGTTCTTCCGCGGGCTCCAGGACATCGTGGCTCCGGTATTCCTCGCGCTGAACTTCTACATCGTCGTCTACCCGGTGCAGCGGCTGCTCACCCGGATCAAGGTGCCCCGAGCGATCGGGGCGTGCATTTCGGTCGTGCTCGTGTTGTGCATGATCTTCGCGTTCTTCGGCCTCACCGCGTGGTCGGTCGCCGAGCTCGTCATCCTCATCCCCAGCTACAGCAACGAACTCGTCAACACGTACCAGAATGCGTTGGCGCTGCTCTCGGACATCGGTGTGACCTCCTCGGTGATCCAGCAGCAGCTCTCGGCCTTCGACGTCCGCTCCGTCCTCGACGCCGTCTACCCGCTGCTGACGAATCTGTCGTCGGTTGCGGGCCTGTTGACCACTGTGATCATGGCGGTGTTCTTCGTGGCGATGGATTCGATGGGCATCGACAAGCGGATGGCGATGCTGCTCGATGTGAAGCCCACGCTGTCGGCGTCGATCGGTGATTTCGCCAGCGGTGTCCGCCGCTACTGGGTGGTGGCCACGGTCTTCGGTCTCATCGTCGCATTCCTCGACGTCATCGCCCTGGCGATCATCGACGTTCCGCTCATCTGGGTGTGGGGCGTGCTGGCATTCCTGACGAACTACATTCCGAACATCGGCTTCGTCATCGGCCTTCTCCCGCCGGCACTGCTGGCGCTGGTCGACAGCGGATGGCAGTCGGCGCTGTGGGTGGTCATCGCCTACAGCGTGCTCAACTTCGTCATCCAGTCGATCATCCAGCCGAAGTTCACGGGCGAATCCGTCGGCGTCACTCCCTTGGTGTCGTTCCTGTCACTGTTGTTCTGGGTATGGGTCCTCGGCTGGCTCGGCGCGCTGCTGGCATTGCCGGCCACCCTGCTCATCAAGGCTCTGCTCGTCGACGCGGATCCGAGAGCCAGGTGGGTGAATATCCTCCTCGCCTCTGATCCGAACACCGCGCGGGCCGAGCTGGTCAAAGGCCTGAAGAAGCCCGAGGCTGCGGTCTGA
- the cmk gene encoding (d)CMP kinase produces MSVVAIDGPSGVGKSSTAKEVARRLGYQYLDTGAMYRAMAWLCLNRGVTDPVDVLEQVRGADLEISLSPDEFFVSVDDIDVTEEIRGEDVSANVQTVSGVIDAREELIEMQRAYITAAPEGIVVEGRDITTVVAPDADVRILMTARDEVRVARRAKEVHGNADAEAIAATQDLVTGRDAKDSATTSFLEAADGVFTLDTSDIDFDQVVETVLQLVKDSQ; encoded by the coding sequence ATGAGCGTCGTAGCCATTGACGGACCGTCCGGAGTGGGCAAGTCGAGCACCGCCAAGGAGGTGGCGCGTCGGCTGGGATACCAGTACCTGGACACCGGTGCGATGTACCGGGCGATGGCGTGGCTGTGCCTCAACCGCGGGGTCACCGATCCCGTCGACGTGCTCGAGCAGGTGCGCGGTGCGGATCTGGAGATCTCGCTGAGCCCCGACGAATTCTTCGTCTCCGTCGACGATATCGACGTCACCGAGGAGATCCGCGGTGAGGATGTGTCTGCGAACGTGCAGACTGTCTCCGGCGTCATCGACGCCCGCGAGGAGCTCATCGAGATGCAGCGGGCCTACATCACCGCCGCACCCGAGGGCATCGTCGTCGAGGGCCGGGACATCACGACCGTGGTGGCACCCGATGCCGATGTGCGCATCCTCATGACCGCCCGCGATGAGGTCCGCGTGGCCCGCCGGGCGAAGGAAGTGCACGGCAATGCCGACGCCGAGGCGATCGCCGCCACCCAAGACCTCGTCACGGGCCGTGACGCCAAGGACTCCGCCACGACGAGCTTCTTAGAGGCCGCCGACGGAGTGTTCACACTCGATACCAGCGACATCGACTTCGACCAGGTGGTCGAGACGGTGCTGCAGCTGGTGAAGGACTCACAATGA
- a CDS encoding ABC transporter ATP-binding protein: MLTLDNVSTGYDATDVLHGVSITAQPGELTVVLGANGSGKTTLFKTISGLMRVRSGSIAYEGRQLHRARPNAIVKAGIAHCPEGRHLFGKMSVEKNLRLGSYPHRNKSRTEEIYAEVLDMFPILKEKAKQPAGSLSGGQQQMVAIGRALMSDPSLLILDEPSMGLAPIVVEQVLESVAQINRNGIGVLLSEQNAKASLAIAHRGYVLAEGRIVLADDASRLLDNPDVQAAYLGL; this comes from the coding sequence ATGCTCACGCTCGACAATGTCAGCACCGGGTACGATGCCACCGATGTGCTCCATGGGGTGAGCATCACCGCGCAGCCCGGAGAGCTCACCGTGGTGCTCGGAGCGAACGGCTCAGGAAAGACGACTCTCTTCAAGACCATCAGCGGACTGATGCGGGTCCGGTCAGGATCGATCGCCTATGAGGGCCGTCAGCTTCATCGAGCGCGCCCCAATGCCATCGTCAAAGCCGGTATCGCGCACTGTCCTGAAGGTCGCCATCTGTTCGGCAAGATGTCTGTGGAGAAGAATCTGCGTCTGGGGTCGTACCCGCACCGGAACAAGTCGCGAACCGAAGAGATCTACGCTGAGGTCCTCGACATGTTTCCGATCCTCAAGGAGAAGGCGAAGCAGCCGGCAGGCTCCCTGTCCGGCGGACAGCAGCAGATGGTCGCAATCGGCCGGGCATTGATGTCGGATCCGAGCCTGCTGATCCTCGACGAGCCGTCGATGGGCTTGGCTCCCATCGTCGTCGAGCAGGTCCTCGAGTCGGTCGCTCAGATCAATCGGAACGGTATCGGAGTCCTGCTCAGTGAGCAGAACGCGAAGGCGTCACTGGCGATCGCCCACCGAGGGTACGTTCTGGCCGAGGGGCGGATCGTCCTCGCTGATGATGCCTCACGACTGCTCGACAATCCCGACGTGCAGGCGGCCTACCTCGGCCTCTGA